The following proteins are co-located in the Schistocerca nitens isolate TAMUIC-IGC-003100 chromosome 2, iqSchNite1.1, whole genome shotgun sequence genome:
- the LOC126234869 gene encoding uncharacterized protein LOC126234869: protein MPYRCCVPNCRGNYDGGPKVTVFKFPEDEATRKKWLSRIRRHNFTPSSSSRVCHVHFHKDDVIWETQIVDERTGQLLRAPLLKPRLRPHAVPSLLPNCPSYLSKEESRREGPEEKKQRLENEQLAAALQYSLASQKDYENTFSFSSLEELMLRTKEVDLPNEWSVIEKHSDFVCFLKIIRNPAPLITHSVVIDSNLNVSLFKKDVQIKTLGKRSFPVIVTNIHEIVSVLQEFSDTDCGHSETSIDSIVEIVKDSLGVLKDSLQESEKEMVDFIYEQVSLINVKKFNHRFSSTFMILCCLLFSISSHAYNFLRSSSLMKMPHPSTLRRVCSKFNVNPSHERLGGSNFLSYARQKFQYLNSNDVNVVLSVDEIHLNSYLEYKGGSVLGMSYNSECAANSAFVFMLQSVKSLYRDVVHILPVKTISSNALYDVLLAIINGLELIGYRVFCVVTDNNKINSKTMSMFSLDKAVNIVFKHPSDPNRPLFFLIDAVHIVKCIRNVWLNQKNDGKDMFYPQFPVRKEVEENKFSVVSFKTLKQIYDIDSSSLVKYCHTLSLKSLCPTSLEKQSMKLVLQIFNRHVSEGLEVVSDKFDLRHAPSTAEYIRIITKWFDVMNVKSVFKGKHKQNPYMDPLTTDSVSMQFLLDFLDWLDVWKAKGLSSGFLTKETFFAIQHTTYAVVEIARYCTEELGMSYLLTAKLQTDVLERRFGKYRQLAGSQYNVSVTQVYEAEKKLRIQSVMPLVLCSPSYGNITVGAIKNFMFSEVEETDTLDIEVSVTQDDVLSVKDIATSLTFIAGYCAHAVIKKLKSNFSKNMKEIFLPVRINVLLPVQ from the exons ATGCCGTATCGTTGTTGTGTGCCGAATTGTAGAGGAAATTACGACGGTGGACCAAAAGTAACCGTGTTTAAATTTCCGGAGGATGAAGCAACGAGGAAGAAATGGTTGTCACGTATTCGCAGACATAACTTCACTCCTTCTTCAAGTTCAAGa gtatgtcatgttcacttccacaaggatgatgttatttgggaaacacaaattgtggatgaaaggactggtcagttattaagagccccccttctcaaaccacgtttgagaccacatgcagttccatcactactcccaaactgtccttcctacctttcaaaggaagaaagtagacgtgaagggccagaggagaaaaagcaaaggcttgaaaatgagcagttagctgcagcgttacaatatagtttagcatcacagaaggactatgaaaacactttcagcttcagttctttagaagagttgatgttgcgtacgaaggaagtggatttgcccaacgagtggagtgtgatcgaaaaacacagtgattttgtttgttttttaaagataataagaaatccagcaccattaatcacacattctgtcgttatagatagtaatttaaatgtttcattgtttaagaaagatgtacaaattaagacattaggaaaaagatcttttcctgtaattgtaaccaatatccatgaaattgtcagtgtactgcaggagttttcagacacagattgtgggcactcagaaacttctatagatagtattgtagagatagtgaaagacagtctaggagtgctgaaagacagtttacaggagagtgaaaaggagatggtagactttatatatgaacaagttagtctcataaatgtaaagaaatttaatcataggtttagttctacatttatgatactgtgttgtttgctattttccatttcatctcatgcttacaattttttacgtagcagctcattaatgaaaatgccacatccaagcactctgcgtagggtctgcagcaaatttaatgtgaatccatctcacgaaaggcttgggggaagtaatttcctgtcctatgcaagacagaaatttcaatacttgaacagcaatgatgtcaatgttgttttgagtgtagatgaaattcatctaaattcttatttggaatataaaggaggtagtgttttgggcatgtcatataactcggaatgtgctgcaaattcagcatttgtatttatgttgcagagtgtcaagtctttgtacagggatgttgttcacattttaccggtgaaaaccatttcatctaatgcattatacgatgtgctactggccataataaatggccttgaactaataggctatagggttttttgtgtggtaactgacaacaacaaaatcaatagcaaaaccatgtcaatgttttctctggataaagctgttaatatagtttttaaacatccatctgatcctaatcgcccacttttctttttaattgatgccgtacacattgttaaatgcataagaaatgtgtggctgaaccaaaaaaatgatggtaaagatatgttttatcctcagtttccagttagaaaagaagtggaagaaaataagttttctgtagtttcttttaaaacactgaaacagatttatgacatagattccagttctttagtaaaatattgtcacacattgtctctcaaatcactttgccctacatcattagaaaaacagagcatgaaactagtgctgcagatattcaatcgacatgtgtcagagggccttgaggtagttagtgataaatttgatttgagacatgcaccatcaacagcagaatacattcgaataataacaaaatggtttgatgtcatgaatgtgaaatcagtgtttaaagggaaacacaaacagaatccttatatggatccgttgacaactgatagcgtttctatgcaatttttgctagattttctagactggcttgatgtgtggaaagcaaagggtttgtcaagtgggtttctcacaaaagaaacattttttgctattcagcatacaacatatgccgtggtagagattgctcgatactgtactgaagagctaggtatgagctatttactgacagccaagctacaaacagatgtgcttgagcggcgttttggaaagtatagacagcttgcaggttcccaatacaatgtttcagtgacacaagtctatgaagcagaaaagaagcttcgaattcaaagtgtaatgcctttagttttatgttctccttcctatggcaatatcacagtaggggccataaaaaattttatgttttctgaagttgaagaaacagacacattagacatagaagtcagtgtaactcaagacgatgttctttcagtgaaagatattgcaacgtctttaactttcattgcaggctactgtgctcatgcagtgattaagaagctgaaat caaacttctcaaagaacatgaaagagattttcttgcctgtacgaatcaacgtgctattgcctgtgcagtag